Proteins from a genomic interval of Xylocopa sonorina isolate GNS202 chromosome 6, iyXylSono1_principal, whole genome shotgun sequence:
- the LOC143424652 gene encoding uncharacterized protein LOC143424652, protein MTMEDRTGGIDRAAPASSTTATTALTSSSLSSVNDVTSDASYPLQRASKRSFDVAFLVAPDENLARRQNEKMRLVSTRKDRLREEISTENIVDSDRLPQNLTIKNYDNDTGGSDRRRIMQCTENSLSPPYISPRTLTPTLPGLSPDTDVRRYVSGTRLQKTPSPPAFASHQSILTTCPEAVEPNLTCNKVYDAGIPCATDRHGESRSAFTKVSLQTQRNGFNDDGQTSPRSSISPDDRTSYQSSVSPPVVPLTATTGYKYAPFPTKMTYPFLVSPETGQPGLLENLKIPQIAQPPKVPSPKMPGFRPDLPPVYPNLSYNPISVFPPMAEALTRPRFLATAAGVAGLLPPSFAALTLPAQNVCAKCNLSFRMTSDLVYHMRSHHKNENTGEAARRRREEKLRCPVCDESFRERHHLTRHMTAHQDKESDAIVDQVEVKRRATTVHSK, encoded by the coding sequence ATGACAATGGAAGATCGCACGGGTGGCATCGACCGTGCCGCCCCCGCGTCGTCAACGACGGCTACGACGGCGCTTACGTCGTCCAGTCTATCATCCGTCAACGATGTAACATCCGACGCCTCGTACCCTCTTCAGCGCGCCAGTAAGCGTTCCTTCGACGTGGCGTTTCTCGTTGCGCCGGACGAGAACCTCGCCCGTCGCCAGAACGAGAAGATGAGGCTGGTGTCCACCAGGAAGGACCGTCTTCGAGAGGAAATTTCAACGGAGAACATCGTAGACTCGGACAGATTGCCGCAGAATCTGACCATCAAGAACTACGACAACGATACCGGCGGTTCCGACAGACGGAGGATCATGCAGTGCACGGAGAACTCCCTAAGTCCTCCGTATATATCTCCAAGAACACTGACTCCAACTCTACCAGGTTTGTCACCTGACACGGATGTGCGAAGATACGTTTCCGGCACTCGTCTTCAGAAAACACCTAGTCCACCCGCGTTCGCCAGCCACCAGTCGATACTAACTACATGTCCCGAGGCCGTCGAGCCGAATCTAACTTGCAACAAGGTCTACGACGCTGGTATACCCTGTGCAACAGACAGACACGGAGAATCTCGCAGCGCGTTCACGAAGGTGAGCTTGCAAACTCAGAGGAACGGATTCAACGACGACGGACAGACTTCGCCGAGGTCCTCCATATCGCCAGATGATCGCACCAGCTACCAGAGCAGCGTCAGTCCGCCGGTGGTACCATTGACAGCTACTACTGGCTACAAGTACGCGCCATTCCCCACCAAAATGACGTACCCCTTCCTGGTCAGTCCTGAAACCGGACAGCCTGGCCTGTTGGAGAACCTGAAGATACCTCAGATCGCCCAGCCGCCCAAAGTACCAAGTCCAAAGATGCCCGGCTTCCGGCCAGACCTGCCACCAGTTTACCCTAATCTGTCGTACAATCCGATCTCCGTGTTTCCACCGATGGCGGAGGCGTTGACCAGGCCAAGATTCCTAGCGACGGCCGCGGGGGTTGCTGGCCTTCTACCCCCGTCGTTCGCTGCGCTGACCCTTCCCGCGCAAAACGTCTGCGCCAAGTGCAATCTGTCCTTCCGGATGACCTCCGACCTGGTCTATCATATGAGGTCGCATCACAAGAACGAGAACACTGGGGAAGCCGCGAGAAGAAGGCGAGAGGAGAAGCTCAGGTGTCCTGTTTGCGACGAGAGTTTCAGAGAGAGGCACCACCTTACGAGGCACATGACCGCGCACCAGGACAAGGAGAGCGACGCGATCGTCGACCAGGTCGAGGTGAAGAGGAGGGCCACCACGGTTCATAGCAAGTGA